A genomic window from Variovorax paradoxus includes:
- a CDS encoding MlaD family protein, whose product MENKAHALAAGAFVLGLIAALVGLVIWFTRDNTVRNIYELSTRDAVSGLQPQAMVRYRGIAVGKVASIDFDPKVKGNVRVRITVDERVPLTTSSFATLSYQGVTGLAFIALDDKGESTVSLKPDDDNPPRIPLKPSMLAQLQDRGEAIINQVEEVTKRANQLLSDPNQKRAAEALENIAAASASANTLLKTLDNTVKTGLNPALTKLPDTLASVKKAAGDVSRVATNFNTTVGRLNAPDGPVERLSDGTKALAQAVDSFNAATLPRVNRVADDTSHAVRRLGRAADNINDNPQSLLFGNGGAVAGPGEPGFSAPAATRP is encoded by the coding sequence ATGGAAAACAAGGCCCACGCCCTCGCCGCCGGCGCCTTCGTGCTCGGCCTGATCGCCGCGCTCGTCGGGCTGGTGATCTGGTTCACGCGCGACAACACCGTGCGCAACATCTACGAGCTGTCCACGCGCGACGCCGTCAGCGGTCTGCAGCCGCAGGCGATGGTGCGCTACCGCGGCATCGCGGTGGGCAAGGTGGCGTCGATCGACTTCGACCCCAAGGTGAAAGGCAATGTGCGCGTGCGCATCACGGTCGACGAGCGCGTGCCGCTCACCACCTCCAGCTTTGCCACGCTGAGCTACCAGGGCGTGACCGGCCTGGCCTTCATCGCGCTGGACGACAAGGGCGAATCGACGGTGTCACTGAAGCCAGACGACGACAACCCGCCGCGCATTCCGCTCAAGCCCTCGATGCTGGCGCAGCTGCAGGACCGCGGCGAGGCCATCATCAATCAGGTCGAGGAAGTGACGAAGCGCGCCAACCAGCTGCTGAGCGACCCCAACCAGAAGCGCGCGGCCGAAGCGCTGGAGAACATCGCGGCCGCCTCGGCCAGCGCCAACACGCTGCTCAAGACGCTCGACAACACGGTGAAGACCGGACTGAACCCCGCGCTGACGAAGCTGCCCGACACGCTGGCCTCGGTGAAGAAGGCCGCTGGCGACGTCTCGCGCGTGGCCACCAACTTCAACACCACCGTGGGCCGGCTGAATGCGCCCGACGGCCCGGTCGAGCGGCTGAGCGACGGCACCAAGGCGCTGGCGCAGGCCGTCGATTCGTTCAACGCGGCCACGCTGCCGCGCGTGAACCGCGTGGCCGACGACACCTCGCACGCCGTGCGCCGGCTGGGCCGCGCGGCGGACAACATCAACGACAACCCGCAATCGCTGCTGTTCGGCAACGGCGGCGCAGTCGCGGGCCCGGGCGAGCCGGGGTTCAGCGCGCCGGCTGCGACGCGGCCCTGA
- a CDS encoding SIR2 family NAD-dependent protein deacylase produces the protein MTPVTPDISSPPLHAAIELLRNARRIVVFSGAGLSRASGIPTYRDADGLWKNQNALQFSHAEDLQRDPSGFTKFWAQRLSMIESAQPNPGHTALALLQRLRPATRLVTQNVDGLLTQAGGLDVLELHGSLRRWRCDRCGNRSGPWPFHRCLRCGSHARPDVVMFGEMLNEGVLLDAQVAAQECDLFMVVGSTTIVYPAAELPQTALAHGARLITLNLEPLPHLDEAATVVLRGASEDLLPQLLAGLPG, from the coding sequence ATGACGCCAGTCACACCAGATATCTCTTCTCCTCCTCTCCACGCGGCCATCGAGCTGCTGCGCAACGCCCGGCGCATCGTCGTGTTCTCCGGCGCCGGCCTGTCGCGCGCCTCGGGCATCCCGACCTACCGCGATGCGGACGGCCTGTGGAAGAACCAGAATGCACTGCAGTTCTCCCATGCCGAAGACCTCCAGCGCGACCCGTCGGGCTTCACGAAATTCTGGGCGCAGCGCCTGTCGATGATCGAGTCGGCGCAGCCCAACCCGGGCCACACCGCGCTCGCGCTGCTGCAAAGGCTGCGCCCTGCCACCCGGCTGGTCACCCAGAACGTCGACGGCTTGCTGACCCAGGCGGGCGGGCTCGACGTGCTTGAACTCCACGGCTCGCTGCGCCGCTGGCGCTGCGACCGCTGTGGCAACCGCAGCGGCCCATGGCCCTTTCACCGCTGCCTGCGCTGCGGCTCGCACGCGCGGCCCGACGTGGTGATGTTCGGCGAGATGCTGAACGAAGGCGTGCTGCTCGACGCGCAGGTGGCCGCGCAGGAGTGCGATCTGTTCATGGTGGTCGGCAGCACGACCATCGTCTATCCGGCGGCCGAGCTGCCGCAGACGGCGCTGGCGCACGGCGCGCGGCTCATCACGCTCAACCTGGAGCCGCTGCCTCATCTGGATGAAGCAGCGACCGTGGTGCTGCGCGGCGCCTCGGAAGACCTGCTGCCGCAGCTGCTCGCAGGCCTGCCAGGCTGA
- a CDS encoding ABC-type transport auxiliary lipoprotein family protein — protein sequence MKNAIRSLMNPAAIALGAALLVAGCGALPDKPARTTLYDFGPGLTAPAAAAPAAATLPTLALAEFDSNSRLDGTQILYRLGYADANELRPYGQSRWSLPPAQLLRQRLRDTLSERRTVLGPEESATISRSRGEVPDTLRISLDEFSHYFDSASASVGLVRLRATLVRSAPGGDRVLGQRTFTVRRPASSADAPGGVKALISASDAAMAEVVQWVDQLQQQTPQQPRQ from the coding sequence ATGAAGAACGCCATTCGCTCCTTGATGAACCCGGCCGCCATCGCGCTCGGCGCCGCACTGCTGGTCGCAGGCTGCGGTGCGCTGCCCGACAAGCCCGCACGCACCACGCTCTACGACTTCGGCCCCGGCCTGACGGCGCCTGCGGCCGCCGCGCCTGCCGCAGCCACCCTGCCCACGCTGGCGCTGGCCGAGTTCGACAGCAACAGCCGCCTGGACGGCACGCAGATCCTCTACCGGCTGGGGTACGCCGACGCCAACGAGCTGCGCCCCTACGGCCAGTCGCGCTGGAGCCTGCCGCCCGCGCAGCTGCTGCGCCAGCGGCTGCGCGACACGCTGTCGGAGCGCCGCACCGTGCTCGGCCCCGAAGAAAGCGCCACCATCTCGCGCAGCCGGGGCGAGGTACCCGACACGCTGCGCATCTCGCTCGACGAGTTCAGCCACTACTTCGATTCGGCCAGCGCCAGCGTGGGCCTGGTGCGCCTGCGCGCCACGCTGGTCCGCAGCGCGCCCGGTGGCGACCGCGTGCTGGGCCAGCGCACTTTCACCGTGCGCCGCCCTGCTTCCAGCGCCGACGCACCCGGCGGTGTGAAGGCGCTGATCTCGGCCAGCGATGCCGCGATGGCCGAGGTGGTGCAATGGGTGGACCAGCTGCAGCAGCAGACACCGCAGCAGCCCCGGCAATAG